A window from candidate division Zixibacteria bacterium HGW-Zixibacteria-1 encodes these proteins:
- a CDS encoding Glu-tRNA(Gln) amidotransferase GatDE subunit D codes for MNDAAFKGYKGRAKEVLQSLGGRVWASVVLKTDKGNFEGVILPRSETADGDHIVLKLKTGYNIGIRADRITEIKETSFKEAIYKIPEKAFPFSDNKPSVTLLGTGGTIASRLDYRTGAVIPAFTPGELYGAVPELADICNLETLKLFGVFSENMGPEQWKALAEEIGRQIRNGVHGIVIGHGTDTMHHTASVLSYMVQNSPVPIVMVGSQRSSDRPSSDAAFNLRCAAFTAGHSDIAEVMVCMFGPTSDEYNLLHRGTRVRKMHSSYRSTFRTVGDTPIATVTPEKFTPIKTDYKRRRDDRNVDVKAVFEEKVTIVYYYPNMQPDIIEALIDNGYKGIVIAGTGLGHVNKPLYPALKKAHEKGIALYMTVQTLWGYVQMYVYDTGRDMMELGVIPGENMLPEAAYTKLGWVLAQTTDPAEVRKMMLTPIAGEITPREPFDGYLIMQGGIPEVEEFIGRFNR; via the coding sequence ATGAATGACGCTGCATTTAAGGGATATAAAGGCCGGGCCAAAGAGGTTCTTCAGTCGCTGGGGGGACGTGTCTGGGCCAGTGTGGTCCTCAAAACCGACAAGGGCAATTTCGAGGGCGTTATTTTGCCCCGCTCTGAAACCGCCGACGGTGACCATATTGTCCTGAAACTGAAAACCGGCTACAATATCGGTATCCGGGCCGACCGTATCACCGAAATCAAGGAAACCAGCTTCAAGGAAGCGATTTACAAGATTCCCGAAAAAGCCTTTCCATTCTCGGATAATAAACCAAGCGTGACCCTTCTCGGAACCGGCGGAACCATCGCCTCGCGGCTCGATTACCGCACCGGCGCCGTCATTCCGGCTTTCACACCGGGCGAACTTTATGGCGCCGTGCCGGAACTGGCCGATATCTGCAATCTCGAAACGCTGAAATTGTTCGGCGTCTTTTCCGAGAATATGGGTCCGGAACAATGGAAGGCCCTGGCCGAGGAAATCGGCCGGCAGATCCGCAACGGCGTCCATGGTATCGTCATCGGCCATGGAACCGACACCATGCATCATACCGCGTCGGTGCTGTCCTACATGGTGCAGAACAGCCCGGTGCCGATCGTCATGGTCGGTTCGCAGCGTTCCTCCGACCGGCCGTCGTCCGATGCCGCCTTCAATCTTCGCTGTGCCGCTTTCACCGCCGGACATTCCGATATCGCCGAAGTGATGGTGTGCATGTTCGGGCCGACCTCCGATGAGTACAACCTGCTGCACCGGGGGACCCGTGTCCGCAAGATGCATTCGTCCTACCGCTCCACTTTCCGCACCGTCGGCGACACTCCGATTGCCACGGTTACGCCTGAGAAATTCACGCCGATCAAAACCGATTACAAGCGCCGTCGCGACGACCGCAATGTCGATGTCAAGGCGGTTTTTGAAGAGAAAGTGACCATCGTCTATTATTACCCCAACATGCAGCCCGATATCATCGAAGCGCTGATCGACAACGGCTACAAGGGGATAGTCATTGCCGGAACCGGTTTGGGGCATGTCAATAAACCGCTTTATCCGGCGTTAAAAAAGGCCCATGAAAAAGGTATCGCGCTTTACATGACGGTGCAGACACTCTGGGGCTATGTGCAGATGTACGTTTACGACACCGGGCGCGACATGATGGAACTGGGCGTCATCCCCGGTGAGAACATGCTTCCCGAAGCGGCCTATACCAAACTGGGCTGGGTGCTGGCGCAGACGACCGATCCGGCCGAGGTCAGGAAAATGATGCTGACCCCGATCGCGGGCGAAATCACTCCCCGCGAGCCATTCGACGGTTACCTGATCATGCAGGGCGGTATCCCCGAGGTCGAGGAATTCATCGGCCGCTTTAACCGATAG
- a CDS encoding endonuclease — MYIVYVIKSASGRRYTGHTSDLERRLIEHNSGMCRTTKGESTWKVAYTEEYATRSDAMKREKWLKSGRGRDFLESILDKTISRNNFT, encoded by the coding sequence ATGTATATTGTTTATGTTATCAAATCGGCGTCAGGCCGCAGATATACGGGACACACGAGCGATCTTGAAAGGCGCCTGATTGAACATAATAGCGGCATGTGCAGGACGACCAAGGGCGAATCGACCTGGAAGGTTGCCTATACCGAGGAATATGCGACGCGCTCGGATGCGATGAAACGCGAAAAGTGGCTCAAAAGCGGCCGAGGGCGTGATTTTCTGGAATCGATTTTGGATAAGACTATTTCCCGCAATAATTTTACTTGA